In Thiohalobacter sp., a genomic segment contains:
- a CDS encoding acetyl-CoA carboxylase biotin carboxylase subunit codes for MIRKILIANRGEIAVRIVRACREMGIRSVAIFTDADRHALHVRKADEAYGIGPDSVAGYLNAHRIVNLALATGCDALHPGYGFLSENPELAEICQRRGIRFIGPSPEVIRRMGDKTEARRAMQAAGVPVVPGSEGNLRNLDEALALADEIGYPVMLKATSGGGGRGIRRCGTPEELRRNYDRVISEATKAFGSADVFIEKCIDRPRHIEVQILGDSHGNVIHLFERDCSIQRRHQKLVEIAPSPQLDDAQRALIGDYAVKAARAVGYENAGTVEFLMTPDDEFYFMEMNTRLQVEHPVTEVITGVDVVQEQIRIAAGEPLRFAQSDIERRGYAMEFRINAEDPKNDFLPSFGRITRYFAPGGPGVRTDAAIYTGYVIPPYYDSMCAKLTVWALTWEELIQRANRALIDIGVYGVKTTIPYYLEILKTPDFRAGRFDTGFVEDHPELTEYTTSRPTRELAAVMAAAIAAHCGF; via the coding sequence TTGATAAGAAAGATCCTTATTGCCAACCGCGGCGAGATCGCGGTACGCATCGTGCGGGCCTGCCGCGAAATGGGCATCCGCTCCGTGGCTATTTTCACCGACGCCGACCGTCATGCCCTGCATGTCCGCAAGGCCGACGAAGCCTACGGTATCGGTCCGGACTCCGTGGCCGGCTACCTGAACGCCCACCGTATCGTCAACCTGGCGCTGGCCACCGGCTGCGATGCCCTGCATCCCGGCTACGGCTTCCTCTCCGAGAATCCCGAACTGGCCGAGATCTGCCAGCGGCGCGGCATCCGTTTCATCGGTCCCTCCCCGGAGGTCATCCGGCGCATGGGCGACAAGACCGAGGCCCGCCGCGCCATGCAGGCCGCCGGTGTGCCCGTCGTTCCCGGCAGCGAGGGCAATCTTCGCAATCTGGACGAGGCGCTGGCGCTGGCCGACGAGATCGGCTACCCGGTCATGCTCAAGGCCACCTCCGGCGGTGGCGGCCGCGGCATCCGCCGTTGCGGCACCCCCGAGGAACTGCGGCGCAACTACGATCGCGTCATTTCCGAGGCCACCAAGGCCTTCGGCAGCGCCGACGTCTTCATCGAAAAGTGCATCGACCGGCCGCGCCACATCGAGGTGCAGATCCTCGGTGACAGCCACGGCAATGTCATCCACCTGTTCGAGCGCGACTGCTCCATCCAGCGCCGTCACCAGAAACTGGTCGAGATCGCGCCTTCCCCGCAGCTCGACGATGCCCAGCGTGCACTCATCGGCGACTACGCGGTCAAGGCCGCCCGCGCAGTCGGCTACGAGAATGCGGGCACGGTGGAATTCCTGATGACGCCCGACGACGAGTTCTACTTCATGGAAATGAACACCCGGCTGCAGGTGGAACACCCGGTCACCGAGGTCATCACCGGCGTGGACGTCGTGCAGGAACAGATCCGCATTGCCGCCGGCGAACCGCTGCGCTTCGCCCAGTCCGACATCGAACGTCGCGGCTATGCCATGGAATTCCGCATCAACGCCGAGGATCCGAAGAACGATTTCCTGCCCAGCTTCGGACGCATCACCCGCTACTTCGCTCCCGGCGGCCCCGGGGTGCGTACCGACGCCGCCATCTATACCGGCTACGTCATTCCGCCCTACTACGACTCCATGTGCGCCAAGCTCACGGTCTGGGCCCTGACCTGGGAGGAACTGATCCAGCGCGCCAACCGTGCGCTGATCGACATCGGCGTGTACGGGGTGAAGACCACGATTCCCTACTATCTGGAGATCCTCAAGACCCCCGACTTCCGCGCCGGCCGTTTCGATACCGGCTTCGTCGAGGATCATCCCGAACTCACCGAATACACCACCAGCCGCCCCACCCGCGAACTGGCTGCCGTGATGGCCGCTGCGATCGCGGCCCATTGCGGCTTCTGA
- the oadA gene encoding sodium-extruding oxaloacetate decarboxylase subunit alpha has product MSQVHITDVVLRDGHQSLIATRMRTEDMLPICDKLDRVGYWSLEVWGGATFDACIRFLKEDPWERLRALREALPNTRLQMLLRGQNLLGYRHYSDDVVEAFVERAAADGIDVFRIFDALNDTRNLETAIRAVRQTGKHAQGTLCYTTSPVHGIEQFAAMARELEDMGCDSIAVKDMAGLLTPMVTGELFARLTGSVSIPVHLHMHATAGVAEMCHLKAIENGCRHIDTAISAFAGGASHPPTESMVAALAGTEYDTGLDLHRLQEIGFYFREVRRKYRPFESEFTGLDTRVQIYQVPGGMISNLYNQLREQGELGRMNEVLEEIPRVREDLGYPPLVTPTSQIVGTQAVMNVLTGQRYQTITNEVKLYLQGRYGRAPGEVNSLVRQQAIGNADVIDVRPADLLPPEMEQLRENVGELARSEEDVLTVAMFPEVGREFLAQRNAGTLRPEPLEPPPGESEPLGRPTEFNVTLHGDTYHIRVTGAGHRHQDKRPFYLTVDGVPEEILVESLEEVEEEGESGGTPRPRGSRRPRASGPGDVTTSMPGTVVEVLVVEGDSVKAGDPVLVAEAMKMETEIQAPVSGRVKAVHVAKGDTVNPDETLIEIEVAE; this is encoded by the coding sequence ATGAGCCAGGTCCATATCACCGATGTCGTGCTGCGCGATGGCCACCAGTCGCTGATCGCCACCCGCATGCGCACCGAGGACATGCTGCCGATCTGCGACAAGCTGGACCGGGTCGGCTACTGGTCGCTGGAAGTCTGGGGCGGCGCGACCTTCGACGCCTGCATCCGGTTCCTGAAGGAAGATCCCTGGGAACGGCTGCGCGCCCTGCGCGAGGCCCTGCCCAACACCCGCCTGCAGATGCTGCTGCGGGGGCAGAACCTGCTCGGCTACCGCCACTACTCCGATGACGTGGTCGAGGCCTTCGTCGAACGCGCAGCAGCGGACGGCATCGACGTGTTCCGCATCTTCGACGCCCTCAACGACACCCGCAACCTGGAGACCGCCATCCGCGCCGTCCGCCAGACCGGCAAGCATGCCCAGGGCACCCTCTGCTACACCACCAGCCCGGTGCACGGCATCGAGCAGTTCGCAGCCATGGCCCGCGAGCTGGAGGATATGGGCTGCGACAGCATTGCAGTCAAGGACATGGCCGGCCTGCTGACGCCGATGGTCACCGGAGAACTGTTCGCGCGCCTGACCGGATCCGTCTCCATTCCCGTACATCTGCACATGCACGCCACCGCCGGCGTGGCCGAGATGTGCCACCTGAAGGCCATCGAAAACGGCTGCCGGCACATCGACACCGCCATCTCGGCCTTTGCCGGCGGTGCCAGCCACCCGCCCACCGAAAGCATGGTCGCGGCCCTTGCCGGCACCGAATACGACACCGGCCTGGACCTCCACCGGCTGCAGGAGATCGGTTTCTATTTCCGCGAGGTGCGCCGCAAGTATCGCCCGTTCGAGAGCGAGTTCACCGGCCTCGACACCCGGGTGCAGATCTACCAGGTACCGGGCGGCATGATCTCCAACCTCTACAACCAGCTCCGCGAGCAGGGGGAGCTGGGGCGCATGAACGAGGTACTGGAGGAGATTCCGCGCGTGCGCGAGGACCTGGGCTACCCGCCGCTGGTCACGCCCACCTCGCAGATCGTCGGCACCCAGGCGGTGATGAACGTGCTCACCGGCCAGCGCTACCAGACCATCACCAACGAGGTGAAGCTCTACCTCCAGGGCCGCTATGGCCGGGCGCCGGGCGAGGTCAATTCGCTGGTACGCCAGCAGGCCATCGGCAATGCCGATGTCATCGACGTGCGTCCGGCAGACCTGCTGCCTCCGGAAATGGAACAGCTGCGCGAGAACGTCGGCGAGCTGGCGCGCAGCGAGGAGGACGTGCTGACGGTGGCCATGTTCCCGGAGGTCGGCCGCGAATTCCTGGCGCAGCGCAACGCCGGCACCCTGCGACCCGAGCCGCTGGAACCGCCACCCGGCGAGAGCGAGCCGCTGGGCCGGCCCACCGAGTTCAACGTCACCCTCCATGGCGACACCTATCACATCCGCGTCACCGGCGCCGGTCATCGGCACCAGGACAAGCGGCCCTTCTATCTCACCGTCGATGGCGTGCCCGAGGAGATCCTGGTCGAATCACTGGAGGAAGTCGAGGAGGAAGGCGAATCGGGCGGAACACCTCGTCCCAGGGGCAGCCGCCGCCCACGCGCCAGCGGACCCGGCGACGTGACCACCTCCATGCCCGGCACCGTGGTGGAAGTACTGGTCGTCGAGGGCGACAGCGTCAAGGCGGGTGATCCGGTGCTGGTCGCCGAGGCCATGAAGATGGAAACCGAGATCCAGGCACCGGTGTCCGGCAGGGTGAAGGCGGTCCATGTAGCCAAGGGCGACACCGTCAACCCCGACGAGACCCTGATCGAGATCGAGGTCGCCGAATGA
- a CDS encoding Maf family protein, which produces MSATPPLVLASTSPYRRELLERLGLAFECVSPEVDETARPDESPAALVRRLSEAKARAGAGERSDALVIGSDQVAVIDQTILGKPGSHARALEQLRRLSGRSVTFHTGLCLLDTRNGDCRLDVVDTRVRFRILDDATLERYLQREQPYNCAGSFKSEGLGIALFEAIQGDDPNALIGLPLIRLVSFLRDAGVQVP; this is translated from the coding sequence ATGAGCGCCACGCCGCCGCTGGTGCTGGCCTCCACCTCGCCCTACCGGCGCGAGTTGCTGGAACGCCTCGGCCTGGCCTTCGAGTGCGTCAGTCCCGAGGTTGACGAAACCGCCCGGCCGGACGAATCACCCGCGGCACTGGTGCGCCGGCTGTCCGAGGCCAAGGCCCGGGCCGGCGCCGGCGAACGCAGCGACGCATTGGTGATCGGCTCCGACCAGGTGGCGGTCATCGATCAAACCATCCTCGGCAAGCCCGGCAGCCATGCGCGCGCGCTGGAACAGTTGCGCCGCCTCTCCGGCCGCAGCGTCACCTTCCACACCGGCCTGTGCCTGCTCGATACCCGCAATGGCGACTGCCGGCTGGACGTGGTCGATACCCGGGTGCGTTTCCGGATACTGGACGACGCCACGCTGGAACGTTATCTGCAACGGGAACAGCCCTACAACTGCGCCGGCAGCTTCAAGTCCGAGGGGCTGGGCATCGCCCTGTTCGAGGCCATCCAGGGCGACGACCCCAACGCCCTCATCGGTCTGCCGCTGATACGGCTGGTGAGTTTCCTGCGGGACGCGGGGGTGCAGGTCCCCTGA
- a CDS encoding S49 family peptidase — protein MKESEWTSNPPVEDSGGGDPTAKPGWERDLLKRLAFESLREQRRARRWGILFKVLLFVYLFAILFLARLPASDGIVHGEHTALVDLEGIIAPNADANADNVVAGLRAAFEAAKSKAVVLRINSPGGSPVQAGYINDEIRRLRKQYPDKPLYVVVADVCASGGYYVAAAADRIFVNKASLVGSIGVRMDGFGFVELMKKLGVERRLLTAGENKGLLDPFLPQKEEEVAHVKGLLDDIHRQFIEVVKTGRGDRLKDDPKLFSGLIWTGEQSIALGLADDYGSVGSVARDVVGAEDIVDYTPRPDFFERFSRGVGVALGQALARLASEAPALR, from the coding sequence ATGAAGGAATCCGAATGGACGTCCAACCCGCCGGTGGAGGACAGCGGGGGCGGAGATCCCACGGCCAAGCCCGGCTGGGAACGTGATCTGCTGAAACGGCTGGCGTTCGAATCCTTGCGCGAGCAGCGTCGGGCGCGGCGCTGGGGCATCCTGTTCAAGGTCCTGCTGTTCGTCTACCTGTTCGCCATCCTGTTCCTGGCCCGGCTTCCGGCCTCGGATGGCATCGTGCATGGCGAGCATACCGCGCTGGTGGATCTCGAGGGCATCATCGCCCCCAACGCCGATGCCAACGCCGACAATGTGGTGGCCGGGCTGCGCGCGGCCTTCGAGGCCGCCAAGTCGAAGGCGGTGGTGCTGCGCATCAACAGCCCCGGCGGCAGCCCGGTGCAGGCCGGCTACATCAATGACGAGATCCGCCGCCTGCGCAAGCAATACCCGGACAAGCCGCTGTACGTGGTGGTGGCGGATGTCTGTGCCTCGGGCGGCTATTACGTCGCTGCCGCGGCCGACCGCATCTTTGTCAACAAGGCGAGCCTGGTCGGCTCCATCGGCGTGCGCATGGACGGCTTCGGTTTCGTCGAGCTGATGAAGAAGCTGGGCGTGGAACGCCGCCTGCTCACCGCCGGCGAGAACAAGGGGCTGCTCGATCCCTTCCTGCCGCAGAAGGAAGAGGAGGTCGCCCACGTCAAGGGCCTGCTGGACGACATTCACCGCCAGTTCATCGAGGTGGTGAAGACCGGTCGCGGTGATCGGCTGAAGGATGATCCGAAGCTGTTCTCGGGGCTCATCTGGACCGGCGAGCAGAGCATCGCGCTGGGGCTGGCCGACGACTACGGCAGCGTGGGCAGCGTGGCCCGGGACGTGGTTGGCGCCGAGGACATTGTCGATTACACACCGCGCCCCGATTTCTTCGAGCGTTTCAGTCGCGGCGTCGGTGTGGCTCTCGGTCAGGCCCTGGCCCGGCTGGCCAGCGAGGCGCCGGCGCTGCGTTGA
- a CDS encoding HAD family hydrolase, with the protein MELDVELIVFDWDGTLMDSVEQIVTTMQAAIADLELAPRDAEAIRNIIGLGLREAVAALYPGEGDALVQALAGRYREHWLANADHSRLFPGVVETLGLLRDEGFRLAVATGKGRSGLDKALEATGLKPLFDATRCADETRSKPHPQMLLEIMDELSAAPERTLMIGDTEYDMLMARQAGTHPVAVSYGVHPPERLRTHEPLTCLDRITELGDWLAECACGNAVATAATRGLA; encoded by the coding sequence ATGGAACTGGATGTTGAACTGATCGTTTTCGACTGGGATGGCACGCTGATGGACTCGGTGGAGCAGATCGTCACCACCATGCAGGCCGCGATCGCCGATCTCGAACTGGCGCCGCGTGACGCCGAGGCCATCCGCAATATCATCGGGCTGGGGCTGCGCGAGGCCGTTGCCGCGCTCTATCCCGGCGAGGGTGATGCGCTGGTGCAGGCGCTGGCCGGGCGTTACCGCGAGCACTGGCTGGCCAATGCGGACCACTCGCGGCTGTTTCCGGGGGTGGTCGAGACCCTCGGTCTGCTTCGCGACGAGGGCTTCCGGCTGGCCGTGGCCACGGGCAAGGGGCGTAGCGGGCTGGACAAGGCGCTGGAAGCGACCGGTCTGAAGCCGCTGTTCGATGCCACCCGTTGCGCCGACGAAACCCGGTCCAAGCCGCATCCGCAGATGCTGCTGGAGATCATGGACGAGCTGTCGGCGGCACCCGAACGCACCCTGATGATCGGGGACACCGAATATGACATGCTGATGGCGCGGCAGGCCGGGACCCATCCGGTGGCCGTGAGCTATGGCGTGCACCCGCCGGAGCGGCTGCGGACACATGAGCCGCTGACCTGCCTGGACCGGATCACCGAGTTGGGCGACTGGCTGGCGGAATGCGCCTGCGGGAATGCCGTGGCAACCGCTGCAACGAGGGGCCTTGCATGA
- the rluC gene encoding 23S rRNA pseudouridine(955/2504/2580) synthase RluC, translating to MKATAPGPAPGVRTVEIDPERAGQRVDNYLMRELKSVPRAWVYRVLRKGEVRVNGRRIKPDYRLAAGDRLRIPPVRVRAGGAAARPAAWLEERILYEDRDLLVLDKPSGMAVHGGSGVSQGVIEALRATRKDARFLELVHRLDRETSGCLLIAGRRSALRRLHELLRRGAVEKRYLALVAGDWREPRWIDAPLRKNTLRGGERVVRVSEAGKAARTRFEPLTRFGEATLVEAVLDTGRTHQIRVHAAHAGHPLAGDPRYGDEAFNRRMRALGLRRLFLHAHRLAFSSGEDRPPVDVSAPLPEDLAAVLDRLGDGAGS from the coding sequence ATGAAGGCCACCGCCCCCGGACCCGCCCCCGGCGTACGCACGGTCGAGATCGACCCCGAACGCGCCGGTCAGCGGGTGGACAACTACCTGATGCGCGAGCTCAAGAGCGTGCCGCGCGCCTGGGTCTACCGGGTGCTGCGCAAGGGTGAGGTGCGGGTCAACGGCCGCCGCATCAAGCCGGACTACCGGCTGGCCGCGGGGGACCGGCTGCGGATTCCGCCGGTAAGGGTCCGCGCCGGGGGAGCGGCGGCGCGGCCGGCGGCCTGGCTGGAGGAGCGCATCCTGTACGAGGATCGGGATCTGCTGGTGCTCGACAAGCCCTCGGGCATGGCCGTGCACGGTGGCTCCGGGGTTTCCCAGGGGGTTATAGAGGCCCTCCGGGCGACCCGGAAAGACGCCCGGTTTCTGGAGCTTGTTCATAGGCTTGACAGGGAAACTTCAGGCTGTCTCCTGATTGCCGGGCGGCGCAGTGCGCTGCGCCGGCTGCATGAACTTCTGCGCCGGGGCGCGGTCGAGAAGCGGTACCTGGCGCTGGTGGCCGGCGACTGGCGCGAGCCGCGCTGGATCGATGCCCCGCTGCGGAAGAACACGCTCAGGGGCGGCGAGCGCGTGGTGCGGGTGAGCGAGGCGGGCAAGGCGGCACGGACCCGGTTCGAGCCCCTGACCCGCTTTGGGGAAGCGACCCTGGTGGAGGCGGTACTGGACACCGGCCGTACACACCAGATCCGGGTGCACGCCGCCCATGCCGGCCACCCGCTGGCCGGCGACCCGCGCTATGGCGACGAGGCTTTCAACCGGCGCATGCGGGCACTGGGCCTGCGGCGCCTGTTCCTGCATGCGCACCGGCTGGCCTTCAGTTCCGGCGAGGACCGGCCGCCGGTGGATGTGAGCGCACCGCTGCCGGAGGATCTGGCGGCGGTGCTGGACCGGCTCGGGGACGGCGCCGGTTCATGA